The following are encoded in a window of Abyssisolibacter fermentans genomic DNA:
- the gdhA gene encoding NADP-specific glutamate dehydrogenase, with translation MDQVKKRNPGEDEFHQAVMEVLESLEPVIERHPEYKKAGILERIVEPERQIMFRVPWLDDKGNVKINRGFRVQFNSAIGPYKGGLRFHPSVYLGIIKFLGFEQVFKNSLPGLPIGGGKGGSDFDPKGKSDNEIMKFCQSFMTELYRHIGPDLDVPAGDIGVGAREIGYLFGQYKRISNSYRAGVLTGKGLNYGGSLARKEATGFGLVYFVREMLSAHNSSLKDKTIVISGAGNVAIYACQKAQEYGAKVIAMSDSKGYIYDKNGIKLDTVKQIKEVERKRINEYINHHPEAEYHEGQKEIWELKCDIALPCATQNDINEESANILINNGVIAIGEGANMPCTNEAIKTFLNNKILLAPAKAANAGGVATSALEMSQNSLRLSWSFEEVNKKLDNIMVNIFKTASDAAAKYGKSENYVAGANIAGFLKIADTMIAQGLV, from the coding sequence TTAGAACCTGTAATCGAAAGACATCCTGAATATAAAAAGGCTGGAATATTAGAAAGAATAGTAGAACCAGAAAGACAAATCATGTTTAGAGTACCTTGGCTAGATGACAAAGGAAATGTAAAAATAAACAGAGGTTTTAGAGTGCAATTTAACAGCGCTATAGGTCCATACAAAGGCGGATTAAGATTTCATCCTTCTGTATATCTTGGTATAATCAAATTTTTAGGCTTTGAGCAAGTATTTAAAAATTCTCTACCAGGTCTTCCTATAGGTGGTGGAAAAGGTGGCTCTGACTTCGATCCTAAAGGAAAATCAGATAATGAGATAATGAAGTTTTGCCAAAGCTTTATGACCGAACTATACAGACATATAGGACCGGATTTAGATGTCCCTGCTGGTGATATTGGTGTAGGAGCTAGAGAAATCGGTTACTTATTTGGTCAATACAAAAGAATTAGTAATTCATACAGAGCAGGAGTATTAACAGGCAAAGGCTTGAATTATGGAGGTTCTTTAGCTAGAAAAGAAGCTACAGGCTTTGGTTTAGTGTATTTTGTAAGAGAAATGTTATCCGCTCATAATAGTTCTTTAAAAGACAAAACGATTGTTATATCTGGTGCTGGTAACGTTGCTATTTATGCATGTCAAAAAGCACAAGAATACGGTGCAAAGGTCATAGCAATGTCAGACTCCAAAGGATATATTTATGATAAAAATGGTATTAAATTAGATACAGTAAAACAAATTAAAGAAGTTGAAAGAAAAAGAATTAATGAATATATAAATCATCATCCAGAAGCTGAATATCATGAAGGCCAAAAAGAAATATGGGAATTAAAATGTGATATTGCACTTCCATGTGCTACACAAAATGATATAAACGAAGAATCAGCTAATATACTTATAAATAACGGTGTAATCGCAATAGGTGAAGGTGCAAATATGCCGTGTACAAATGAAGCTATAAAGACATTTCTAAATAATAAAATCTTATTAGCACCCGCTAAAGCTGCTAACGCTGGTGGAGTAGCTACATCTGCGTTAGAAATGTCTCAAAATAGCTTGAGATTATCTTGGAGCTTTGAAGAAGTTAATAAGAAACTTGATAATATAATGGTTAATATATTTAAAACAGCTTCTGATGCAGCTGCAAAATATGGAAAATCAGAAAATTATGTAGCAGGTGCAAATATAGCAGGATTCTTAAAAATTGCAGATACAATGATTGCACAAGGTTTAGTGTAA